Proteins encoded together in one Vigna angularis cultivar LongXiaoDou No.4 chromosome 5, ASM1680809v1, whole genome shotgun sequence window:
- the LOC108340242 gene encoding TATA-binding protein-associated factor BTAF1 isoform X1 produces MAQQSSRLQRLLTLLDTGSTQATRLTAARQIGDIAKSHPQDLTSLLKKVSQYLRSKNWDTRVAAAHAIGSIAENVKHISLTELFASVLSQMSENGISCSIEDLCAWPYLQSKITGSAFRSFDMNKVLEFGALLASGGQEYDIGNDSIKNPKERLVRQKQNLRRRLGLDVCEQFMDISDVIRDEDLMVSKSDPHLNGIDRRVFTSCSAHNIQKMVANMVPSVKSKWPSARELNLLKRKAKINSKDQTKSWCEDGGTEASGAQSLTPKGTCPDSLNYSKAFMDVNHDDDGFEHDGEGQWPFHTFVEQLIIDMFDPVWEVRHGSVMALREILAHQGASAGVFKPDSHLGGTLFIELEDKSIPTTLKREREIDLNMQVSADEFDSNLKRPKLEDVSSPTFMDSVMTCNNITSETHGCNLTLDYENGQFNGNSNDMDLESHSDGSRDACKESASITEQKGHLDDNQMPSGNLIALRNLPQNCELMNSVKVARSSWLQNCEFLQDCVIRFLCVLSLDRFGDYVSDQVVAPVRETCAQALGAAFKYMHPALVNETLNILLRMQCRPEWEIRHGSLLGIKYLVAVRQEMLSDLLGGVLPACKSGLEDPDDDVRAVAADALIPAASAIVSLQDQTLHSIVMLLWDILLDLDDLSPSTSSVMNLLAEIYSQEDMAPNMYEVLRLGDKEMENGGGGGDCDGEENPYVLSTLAQRLWPFMRHSITSVRYSAIRTLERLLEAGYKRSMSELSGASFWPSSIFGDTLRIVFQNLLLETNEDILQCSERVWSLLVQCSMEDLEIAASFYGASWIELASTPFGSALDASKMYWPVAFPRKSQIRAAAKMRAAKIENEFGMEFSLDSIKGSIPQDRNGDVPMNSVKIVVGADVDTSVTHTRVVTATALGYFASKLPVGSLKYVIDPLWSSLTSFSGVQRQVASMVLISWFKEIKLKNSSKNLDGIPGAVKGWLLDLLACSDPAFPTKDSLLPYAELSRTYAKMRSEAGQLLNVVKSSGMFDELLTTTQIELDRLSVDDAIGFASKIPALCNDSSANEFLAKNIMDDIESSKQRLLTTSGYLKCVQSNLHVTVTSAVAAAVVWMSEFPTRLTPIILPLMASIRREQEEILQMKSAEALAELMYHCVARKPCPNDKLIKNICSLTCMDPSETPQAKSLCTIESIDDQGLLSFRTPVSKQKSKVHVLAGEDRSKVEGFLSRRGSELSLRLLCEKFGASLFDKLPKLWDCLTEVLKPIEDTKEKQVTVSIESVSDPQTLINNIQVVRSVAPVLNEELKPKLLTLLPCIFKCVQHSHVAVRLAASRCITSLAQSMTVKVMGAVVENAIPMLEDSSSVYARQGAGMLISFLVQGLGVELVPYAPLLVVPLLRCMSDCDQSVRQSVTHSFAALVPLLPLARGLPQPIGLGEGVSRNAEDLQFLEQLLDNSHIEDYKLCTELKVTLRRYQQEGINWLAFLKRFKLHGILCDDMGLGKTLQASAIVASDIAEHRNTIGNEDLLASLIICPSTLVGHWAFEIEKYIDVSVISSLQYVGSAQERMLLRDQFCKHNVIITSYDVVRKDVDFLGQLLWNYCILDEGHIIKNAKSKVTLAVKQLKAQHRLILSGTPIQNNIMDLWSLFDFLMPGFLGTERQFQAAYGKPLLAARDPKCSAKDAEAGVLAMEALHKQVMPFLLRRTKDEVLSDLPEKIIQDRYCDLSPVQYKLYEQFSGSRVKQEMSSIVTTNESAAPEGSGTSTKASSHVFQALQYLLKLCSHPLLVTGEKIPDSLSPILLELFPAGSDIVSELHKLHHSPKLVALHEILEECGIGVDNSGSEGAVNVGQHRVLIFAQHKAFLDIIERDLFQTHMKSVTYLRLDGSVASEKRFEIVKAFNSDPTIDVLLLTTHVGGLGLNLTSADTLVFVEHDWNPMRDHQAMDRAHRLGQKKVVNVHRLIMRGTLEEKVMSLQRFKVSVANAVINAENASMKTMNTDQLLDLFASAETSKKGANAVKSSENNSDGDAKLVGSGKRLKSILGGLEELWDQSQYTEEYNLSQFLARLNG; encoded by the exons ATGGCCCAGCAGTCATCTAGGCTCCAGCGTTTGCTTACTCTCCTGGATA CTGGGTCAACCCAAGCTACAAGGTTGACCGCTGCTCGTCAGATAGGGGACATTGCAAAATCACACCCTCAAGACTTGACCAGTCTTCTCAAGAAG GTTTCTCAATATCTCCGCAGTAAAAATTGGGATACACGAGTTGCGGCTGCTCATGCAATTGGATCAATTGCTGAGAATGTTAAGCACATAAGTTTGACTGAACTTTTTGCTTCTGTTTTATCACAAATGAGTGAGAATGGGATATCTTGTAGCATTGAGGATCTGTGTGCATGGCCATATTTACAATCAAAAATTACAGGAAGTGCATTCAGAAG CTTTGATATGAACAAGGTGCTTGAATTTGGTGCCTTACTTGCATCAGGGGGCCAG GAATATGATATTGGAAATGATAGTATAAAGAACCCAAAGGAGCGATTGGTTCGACAGAAGCAAAATCTTCGACGTCGTTTAG GTTTGGATGTCTGTGAACAATTTATGGATATCAGTGATGTAATAAGAGACGAAGATCTTATGGTGTCCAAATCAGACCCACATCTGAATGGGATTGATCGTAGAGTTTTTACTTCTTGTTCTGCACATAACATCCAGAAAATGGTTGCAAACATGGTTCCTAGTGTCAAATCGAAGTGGCCAAGTGCAAGAGAATTGAATCTTTTAAAGCGTAAAGCAAAAATAAACTCAAAGGACCAGACAAAAAGCTGGTGTGAAGATGGAGGTACAGAGGCATCAGGTGCTCAAAGTTTGACTCCAAAAGGCACATGTCCCGATTCACTGAATTACAGTAAG GCATTCATGGATGTTAATCATGACGACGATGGCTTTGAGCATGATGGGGAAGGGCAATGGCCTTTCCACACTTTTGTTGAGCAACTTATTATAGATATGTTTGATCCTG TTTGGGAGGTACGACATGGTAGTGTGATGGCACTGAGAGAGATTTTAGCACATCAAGGTGCTTCTGCTGGCGTATTTAAACCTGACTCACACTTGGGTGGAACCTTGTTTATTGAATTAGAAGACAAAAGTATACCAACCACATTGAAGAGAGAGAGGgaaattgatttaaatatgcAAGTTTCAGCTGATGAGTTCGATTCAAACTTGAAGAGGCCAAAACTTGAAGATGTGTCATCACCAACCTTTATGGATAGTGTGATGACTTGCAACAATATTACTTCTGAAACCCATGGATGCAATTTAACTTTGGATTACGAGAATGGGCAATTTAATGGTAATTCCAATGACATGGATCTGGAGTCTCACTCTGATGGCTCACGTGATGCATGCAAAGAGTCTGCCAGTATAACAGAACAGAAAGGTCATCTTGATGACAATCAGATGCCCTCCGGAAATCTTATTGCGCTGAGAAATCTTCCTCAGAACTGTGAGCTGATGAACTCTGTTAAAGTGGCTAGAAGTTCCTGGCTTCAAAACTGTGAATTTCTTCAAGATTGTGTGATACGCTTTTTGTGCGTGTTGTCACTTGATcg CTTTGGAGATTATGTATCTGATCAGGTTGTTGCTCCAGTGCGTGAAACCTGTGCACAGGCTTTAGGTGCTGCATTTAAGTATATGCATCCCGCACTAGTAAATGAAACATTGAACATATTGTTGAGAATGCAG TGTAGGCCAGAATGGGAGATTCGTCATGGCAGTCTTCTTGGTATAAAATATTTGGTTGCTGTGCGGCAG GAAATGCTGTCTGATTTGCTCGGAGGAGTTCTTCCTGCCTGTAAATCTGGTTTGGAGGACCCAGATGATGATGTCCGGGCAGTTGCTGCTGATGCTTTAATACCTGCTGCATCTGCAATTGTTTCCTTGCAGGATCAAACATTGCATTCAATTGTGATGCTTTTATGGGATATATTGCTTGATTTGGATGATTTAAGTCCGTCCACCAGCag TGTAATGAATCTACTGGCAGAAATCTATTCTCAAGAAGATATGGCGCCAAATATGTATGAAGTTTTGAGATTGGGAGACAAGGAAATGGAAAatggaggtggtggtggtgattgTGATGGAGAAGAAAATCCTTATGTGCTTTCAACATTGGCACAACGTTTGTGGCCCTTTATGAGGCATAGTATTACATCTGTTCGCTATTCTGCAATAAGGACTTTg GAGAGGCTACTTGAAGCTGGATATAAAAGAAGCATGTCTGAGTTGTCTGGTGCTTCATTCTGGCCCTCTTCTATATTTGGAGATACCCTTAGAATCGTATTTCAGAATCTGCTATTGGAAACAAATGAAGATATTTTGCAATGTTCTGAGAGAGTTTGGAGTCTCCTTGTTCAG TGTTCTATGGAGGACTTGGAGATTGCTGCAAGTTTTTACGGGGCTTCTTGGATTGAACTTGCATCTACACCATTTGGATCAGCATTAGATGCCTCAAAGATGTACTGGCCTGTTGCTTTTCCACGAAAAAGTCAAATTAGAGCAGCTGCTAAAATGAGAGCtgcaaaaattgaaaatgaatttggtATGGAATTTAGTCTTGATTCTATTAAAGGATCTATTCCACAAGATAGAAATGGAGATGTTCCTATGAATTCTGTTAAGATAGTTGTCGGTGCTGATGTGGACACATCTGTTACTCATACCCGAGTAGTTACAGCAACTGCTTTGGGATATTTTGCTTCTAAGCTGCCAGTGGGTTCTTTAAAATATGTGATTGATCCACTATGGAGCTCTCTAACCTCTTTCTCTGGTGTCCAACGCCAG GTTGCATCTATGGTACTTATTTCTTGGTTCAAGGAAATTAAGCTCAAGAATTCGTCCAAAAACCTTGATGGTATCCCTGGTGCCGTCAAAGGTTGGTTGCTGGACTTATTAGCATGTTCTGACCCAGCATTCCCAACAAAAGATTCACTTCTTCCTTATGCTGAGCTTTCCAGAACTTATGCAAAGATGCGCAGTGAGGCTGGTCAATTACTAAATGTAGTCAAGTCTTCTGGTATGTTTGATGAGTTATTGACAACAACACAAATTGAGTTGGACCGCTTGAGTGTGGATGACGCTATTGGTTTTGCTTCAAAAATTCCAGCTTTGTGTAATGATAGTTCTGCAAATGAGTTCTTGGCAAAGAACATCATGGATGATATTGAATCCTCCAAACAGAGACTCTTGACAACTTCTGGATATTTAAAATGCGTTCAG AGCAACTTGCATGTTACAGTCACATCTGCAGTTGCAGCTGCCGTTGTCTGGATGTCTGAATTTCCTACACGACTTACACCAATCATTTTACCTTTGATGGCTTCTATCAGACGAGAGCAG GAGGAAATACTCCAAATGAAGTCTGCTGAGGCCCTTGCTGAGCTAATGTATCACTGTGTTGCGCGTAAACCTTGCCccaatgataaattaattaagaatatatgTAGTTTAACTTGCATGGATCCCTCTGAGACCCCTCAAGCCAAATCCCTTTGTACCATTGAGAGTATTGATGATCAGGGTCTTCTGTCTTTTAGAACTCCTGTTAGCAAACAGAAGTCAAAGGTCCATGTGCTAGCTGGTGAAGATCGTTCCAAGGTGGAGGGATTTTTAAGTAGACGAGGATCTGAGCTATCATTGAGGCTTCTATGTGAAAAGTTTGGTGCGTCATTATTTGATAAGCTTCCTAAGCTGTGGGATTGCCTTACTGAAGTTCTTAAACCTATAGAGGACACCAAGGAAAAGCAAGTTACTGTGTCTATTGAGTCTGTTAGTGATCCTCAGACCTTGATTAACAATATCCAG GTGGTGCGCTCTGTTGCTCCCGTGTTAAATGAGGAGTTGAAGCCAAAACTTTTGACGCTGCTCCCATGCATCTTCAAATGTGTTCAGCATTCTCATGTTGCTGTTAGATTAGCTGCTTCACGCTGCATCACTTCTCTGGCACAGTCAATGACTGTGAAAGTTATGGGAGCTGTGGTTGAAAATGCTATCCCAATGTTGGAAGATTCATCATCTGTTTATGCTCGACAAGGAGCAGGCATGTTGATTAGTTTTCTAGTTCAGGGGTTGGGTGTAGAGTTGGTCCCTTATGCTCCTCTATTGGTGGTTCCACTTCTGAGGTGTATGAGTGATTGTGATCAGTCTGTCAGACAGAGTGTGACTCATAGTTTTGCTGCTCTTGTTCCTTTACTTCCTTTGGCTCGAGGCCTTCCTCAACCAATTGGACTAGGGGAAGGTGTATCTAGAAATGCAGAAGATTTGCAGTTTTTAGAGCAACTGCTTGACAACTCTCATATTGAAGATTACAAGTTGTGCACTGAATTGAAAGTAACATTGAGGAG GTATCAGCAGGAAGGCATAAATTGGTTAGCTTTTCTGAAACGTTTCAAGCTTCATGGAATTTTATGTGATGACATGGGACTTGGAAAGACACTTCAAGCATCAGCAATTGTGGCCTCTGATATAGCTGAGCATCGTAATACAATCGGGAATGAGGATCTTCTGGCATCTTTAATTATCTGCCCATCAACTCTTGTTGGGCACTGGGCCTTTGAGATAGAGAAGTATATTGATGTTTCTGTTATATCTAGTCTTCAATATGTTGGTTCTGCTCAGGAACGAATGCTTCTTCGAGATCAGTTCTGTAAGCATAATGTCATTATAACATCATATGATGTTGTTCGTAAAGATGTTGATTTTCTGGGACAGCTACTCTGGAATTACTGCATTTTAGATGAAGggcatataataaaaaatgccAAGTCTAAAGTTACACTTGCTGTAAAACAGTTGAAAGCCCAACACCGCTTGATTTTGAGTGGGACACCTATACAG AATAACATAATGGACTTGTGGTCCCTCTTCGATTTTCTGATGCCAGGCTTTCTCGGAACCGAGAGACAg TTCCAAGCTGCATATGGAAAACCACTTTTAGCTGCAAGAGATCCAAAATGCTCTGCTAAGGATGCTGAAGCAGGAGTACTGGCTATGGAGGCATTGCATAAGCAG GTAATGCCTTTCCTCCTTCGTAGAACAAAGGATGAAGTCTTGTCTGATCTGCCAGAGAAAATAATTCAAGACAGATACTGTGATTTGAGCCCTGTACAATATAAACTTTACGAGCAGTTTTCTGGTTCTCGTGTAAAACAAGAAATGTCATCTATTGTAACAACGAATGAGTCTGCTGCACCAGAAGGAAGTGGCACTTCTACTAAAGCGTCTTCACATGTCTTCCAG GCACTCCAATATTTGCTAAAACTCTGTAGTCATCCATTGCTTGTCACTGGTGAGAAGATTCCAGATTCACTTTCTCCCATCCTCTTAGAACTGTTTCCTGCTGGCTCTGATATTGTTTCAGAACTTCACAAACTCCATCACTCCCCAAAATTAGTTGCTCTTCATGAGATTCTAGAAGAATGTGGAATTGGAGTTGATAATTCCGGTTCTGAGGGTGCAGTTAACGTTGGGCAGCATAGGGTCTTGATATTTGCTCAACATAAG GCTTTCCTGGATATAATTGAAAGAGATTTGTTTCAGACACACATGAAAAG TGTCACATATTTGCGGTTGGATGGATCAGTTGCATCGGAAAAGCGATTTGAAATTGTCAAAGCTTTCAATTCAGACCCTACGATTGATGTTTTACTGCTTACAACGCATG TCGGTGGGCTTGGTTTGAACCTGACATCTGCAGATACCCTTGTTTTTGTGGAGCATGACTGGAATCCAATGCGTGACCATCAG GCTATGGATAGAGCACACAGGTTAGGTCAGAAAAAAGTAGTTAATGTCCATCGGCTAATAATGCGTGGTACTTTGGAAGAGAAAGTTATGAGTCTACAAAGATTCAAAGTGTCCGTGGCTAATGCTGTTATTAATGCTGAAAATGCTAGTATGAAAACAATGAATACAGATCAGTTGCTTGATTTATTTGCATCAGCAGAAACCTCCAAAAAG